A DNA window from Paraburkholderia hospita contains the following coding sequences:
- a CDS encoding phage Gp37/Gp68 family protein codes for MGALTAIEWTDMTWSPWEGCQKVGPGCDHCYAESMNHWLRRGENWGPGAERRTYSEAHWSKPVRWNASAARAGQSRKVFPSVCDPFDNAAPAGARERFGKLILATPHLIWMPLTKRIGNASAMLGAMFPDGTPDNVWLGATIVNQTEADRDIDKLINAPVGTRFLSMEPLLGPVSLYDWIGPWGKPNELQAPPMIDGIFVGGESGRGARPMHPSWARSLRDQCAAAGVAYHFKQWGEWSPGNLSAGGDLIGRDRSKIQSGFFDYNDNWCLLGPSAFRQTMDRIGKKAAGRLLDGRIHDDFPQTFPFLLSGAE; via the coding sequence ATGGGTGCACTTACCGCAATCGAATGGACCGACATGACGTGGTCGCCCTGGGAAGGCTGCCAGAAAGTAGGCCCGGGTTGTGACCACTGTTACGCGGAGTCGATGAACCACTGGCTTCGCCGCGGCGAAAACTGGGGGCCGGGCGCGGAGCGACGCACGTACAGCGAGGCGCATTGGTCAAAGCCAGTGCGCTGGAATGCATCGGCCGCCCGCGCCGGTCAGAGTCGGAAGGTGTTTCCCAGCGTTTGCGATCCGTTCGACAATGCCGCGCCAGCGGGTGCGCGTGAGCGATTCGGCAAGCTCATCCTCGCCACCCCGCACCTGATCTGGATGCCTCTAACCAAGCGCATCGGCAACGCGTCCGCGATGCTCGGCGCGATGTTCCCCGACGGCACCCCCGACAATGTGTGGCTCGGCGCGACGATCGTCAACCAGACTGAAGCCGACCGGGATATTGACAAGCTGATCAACGCTCCCGTTGGCACCCGCTTCCTCTCGATGGAGCCTTTGCTCGGTCCCGTCAGCCTGTACGACTGGATTGGCCCTTGGGGTAAGCCTAACGAACTGCAGGCTCCCCCGATGATCGACGGCATCTTCGTTGGCGGTGAGAGCGGCCGGGGCGCGCGCCCAATGCATCCATCGTGGGCGAGATCGCTGCGCGACCAGTGCGCCGCGGCCGGAGTTGCCTACCACTTCAAACAATGGGGAGAATGGTCGCCGGGCAATTTATCTGCCGGCGGCGATTTAATCGGACGCGATAGAAGTAAAATCCAAAGTGGTTTTTTCGATTACAACGACAATTGGTGTCTGCTCGGCCCAAGCGCATTCCGTCAGACAATGGATCGAATCGGTAAAAAAGCCGCTGGGCGGCTGCTTGATGGCCGCATCCATGATGATTTTCCCCAGACTTTCCCTTTTCTATTATCCGGCGCTGAATAA
- a CDS encoding SNF2-related protein: MEQMDLMELLEADWYAPLRKLVSLGSKDEGVAHQGELHMARQRHLGQFFTPDAIALFMWQFVRSFLPKRKVSILDNSVGSARLLQYANPEHHALYGVDVHGDAITAVQAAMEAAGFDCDFRRAGMEDIHPRSFDIALINPPFSLHLESPHLKPLPGTTWGRYGAGTSALSHEYALQQALDAAQVVVALLPLTFAEAIASATYDSESPLQRAAHRLAGFFEMPSQAFREEGANVRTAVLVFDRYRLKIGQFVREQVTDLSATVGDLRLHFDESVYSKPKLGMQSLDESQPAITRPVTGDQRVTICHDGRRISLQFRCGFVEAMVLNHVLVSRIFSRDGHRLPRGMRYAGQGLLDMETYLVQDDPFEALNRLVERIESAGGKAEFAPGFVDHFARRVRRSARQAVPLRHEVWTTGARSAESVTGVARATHKIDPTKWASPLVRAGDTVVFAREADGRYTYTVNGMTNMLSVDELNARFNVENVAEGWEVVHEGLASQYPQHAALLRHRMKALGIDQWLNWDFQQDDLIETLMKPQGCVIAWEQACGKSRLSIALILLSGVRRGLIVVEARLIGEMLSELAQLPIDPSIVKVIDGEDDLNDLRQVNLISYERLRMPVDRAKSARVTYAHKLRRRIGLLVADEGERLANPTSDQSRALWQLSGRRRYVLTGSPIPNYPRDAFGLMAFSGGDGTAAQPYGYRRGYIEPNWINSVEFAMRGVDRFRDDFVVLEWVTWQFAESLQEGAKREVPKIGNLHAYRAMLAPHVKRRLVCEPDVSRYIQIDPPIITTHTVDWDAQHLAVYLEAADEFAEWYRRSRGDKKACNLVTILARIRAVHFAANYPQYGMEGVERLGGLTSKQRAVISRMREVAAQGKQAIVFAENPGVLNAIAKELSSEGVDTVLFHGEIPIRKRVADKDRRFITGLATGLLSTKASGRAGYNLPNADYVLFYDRSWTWRIEYQAMRRALRWNRKGVLNVEYFHLPGSVDEYQAQMVAHKRDSMQAGLDWATPELEDETFLHMDSLLDRFVDDLAIMHEQTAADMRKLLKEAA, encoded by the coding sequence ATGGAGCAAATGGATCTGATGGAGTTGCTCGAAGCGGACTGGTACGCGCCGCTTCGAAAACTCGTAAGCCTCGGCTCAAAGGATGAAGGCGTAGCGCATCAGGGCGAACTGCACATGGCGCGCCAGCGGCATCTGGGGCAGTTTTTCACCCCGGATGCCATCGCGCTGTTCATGTGGCAGTTCGTCCGCAGCTTCCTGCCGAAACGCAAGGTGTCCATTCTGGACAATTCGGTAGGGTCGGCGCGCCTGCTGCAGTACGCGAATCCGGAGCACCACGCGCTGTATGGCGTCGACGTGCATGGGGACGCGATCACTGCGGTTCAGGCTGCGATGGAGGCCGCCGGATTCGACTGCGATTTCCGGCGTGCCGGGATGGAAGACATCCATCCCAGGTCGTTCGATATCGCGCTGATCAACCCGCCTTTTTCGCTGCACCTCGAATCGCCGCACCTGAAGCCTCTGCCGGGTACGACGTGGGGACGGTACGGCGCGGGCACCTCGGCGCTGAGCCACGAGTACGCGCTTCAACAGGCGCTCGACGCCGCGCAGGTCGTCGTCGCACTGCTGCCTCTCACTTTCGCGGAAGCAATCGCGTCCGCCACGTACGACAGTGAGTCGCCCTTGCAACGGGCGGCGCACCGTCTCGCCGGCTTCTTCGAGATGCCGTCTCAGGCCTTCAGGGAGGAAGGCGCGAATGTTCGCACGGCTGTGCTGGTCTTTGACCGCTACCGGCTCAAGATCGGCCAGTTTGTCCGCGAGCAGGTGACGGATCTGTCTGCAACCGTCGGCGATCTGCGGCTGCATTTTGATGAGAGCGTGTATTCGAAGCCGAAGCTGGGCATGCAGTCGCTGGATGAATCGCAGCCCGCAATCACACGTCCGGTAACGGGCGATCAGCGGGTCACGATCTGTCATGACGGGCGCCGCATCTCTCTGCAGTTCCGATGTGGGTTCGTCGAGGCAATGGTGCTCAATCACGTGCTGGTAAGCCGGATATTCTCGCGCGACGGACATCGGTTGCCACGCGGAATGCGATACGCCGGGCAGGGTCTGCTGGATATGGAGACGTATCTGGTGCAGGACGACCCTTTCGAGGCGCTTAACCGGCTGGTCGAGCGCATAGAGTCGGCAGGCGGCAAAGCAGAGTTCGCGCCCGGCTTCGTTGATCATTTCGCCAGACGCGTGCGCAGGTCGGCACGCCAGGCAGTTCCGCTGCGTCACGAAGTCTGGACAACGGGAGCGCGATCAGCGGAATCGGTCACGGGTGTCGCACGCGCGACGCACAAGATCGATCCAACGAAGTGGGCGAGCCCGCTTGTGCGCGCAGGCGATACGGTCGTTTTCGCACGTGAAGCGGACGGGCGTTACACCTACACCGTGAACGGCATGACGAACATGCTCTCCGTCGACGAACTCAACGCGCGGTTCAACGTTGAGAATGTTGCTGAGGGATGGGAGGTCGTGCACGAGGGGCTTGCGTCGCAGTATCCGCAGCATGCGGCGCTCCTTCGTCATCGTATGAAGGCGCTTGGTATCGATCAGTGGCTGAATTGGGATTTCCAGCAGGACGATCTGATCGAGACATTGATGAAGCCGCAGGGCTGTGTCATCGCGTGGGAGCAGGCGTGCGGCAAGTCTCGCCTGTCCATCGCGCTGATCCTGCTGTCGGGCGTCAGGCGTGGTCTGATCGTCGTTGAGGCACGACTGATCGGCGAGATGCTGAGTGAGCTGGCCCAGCTGCCGATCGACCCCTCGATCGTGAAGGTCATCGACGGCGAGGATGATCTCAACGATCTTCGCCAGGTAAACCTGATCTCATACGAACGTCTGCGTATGCCGGTGGATCGGGCGAAGTCCGCGCGCGTCACGTATGCGCACAAGCTGCGCCGGCGCATCGGCCTGCTGGTGGCTGACGAAGGCGAGCGGCTTGCCAATCCGACGAGCGATCAGAGCCGTGCGCTCTGGCAGCTGTCCGGGCGGCGGCGCTATGTCCTGACAGGCAGTCCGATTCCTAACTACCCGCGTGATGCCTTCGGGCTGATGGCGTTTTCGGGCGGTGACGGGACGGCGGCGCAGCCATACGGGTACCGGCGCGGCTACATCGAGCCGAACTGGATCAACTCCGTAGAGTTCGCGATGCGCGGCGTCGATCGTTTCCGTGATGACTTCGTTGTACTGGAGTGGGTCACGTGGCAATTCGCGGAGAGCCTGCAGGAAGGGGCGAAGCGCGAAGTGCCGAAAATCGGAAACCTGCACGCGTATCGCGCGATGCTGGCACCGCACGTCAAGCGCAGGCTGGTATGCGAGCCGGACGTGTCGCGCTACATTCAGATCGATCCACCCATCATCACGACGCACACGGTGGACTGGGACGCACAGCATCTGGCGGTCTATCTGGAAGCGGCCGACGAGTTCGCGGAATGGTACCGGCGCTCACGCGGCGACAAGAAAGCCTGCAATCTCGTGACGATTCTCGCGCGCATCCGTGCCGTGCACTTCGCTGCCAACTATCCGCAGTACGGGATGGAAGGCGTCGAGCGGCTCGGGGGACTGACGAGCAAGCAGCGCGCGGTTATTTCCCGCATGCGGGAGGTCGCCGCGCAGGGAAAGCAAGCCATCGTGTTTGCTGAGAACCCGGGCGTGCTCAATGCGATCGCGAAGGAGCTGTCGTCCGAGGGTGTGGACACGGTTCTGTTTCATGGCGAAATCCCAATCCGCAAGCGCGTTGCCGACAAGGACCGGCGCTTCATCACCGGGTTGGCAACCGGGTTGCTGTCGACGAAGGCCTCCGGTCGCGCGGGCTACAACCTGCCGAACGCGGACTATGTGCTCTTCTATGACCGGTCGTGGACGTGGCGCATCGAGTATCAGGCAATGCGGCGCGCGCTGCGCTGGAACCGGAAGGGCGTGCTGAACGTGGAGTATTTCCATCTCCCGGGCAGCGTCGACGAGTACCAGGCGCAAATGGTCGCGCATAAACGTGACTCGATGCAGGCTGGACTGGACTGGGCGACGCCCGAGCTGGAAGACGAGACGTTCCTGCACATGGACTCGCTGCTCGACCGCTTCGTGGACGATCTGGCGATCATGCATGAACAGACTGCCGCAGACATGCGGAAATTGTTAAAGGAGGCAGCTTGA
- a CDS encoding single-stranded DNA-binding protein: protein MASVNKVILVGNLGADPEVRYLPSGDAVANIRLATTDRYKDKQSGEYKEMTEWHRVSFFGRLAEIVSEYLKKGSSVYIEGRIRTRKYQAQDGTDRYSTEIVADQMQMLGGRRNDDEGDNGFEQRGNGRTQRPAPHANTSRSADNVGTRANPPQPSHGGGGGMRAPAGGGFDEMDDDIPFRGFHTRAAWSII from the coding sequence ATGGCATCTGTTAACAAGGTGATCCTCGTCGGTAATCTCGGCGCTGATCCCGAAGTGCGTTATCTGCCAAGCGGCGACGCTGTGGCAAACATTCGACTCGCAACAACCGACCGTTACAAGGACAAGCAGTCGGGCGAGTACAAGGAAATGACGGAATGGCACCGCGTGTCGTTCTTCGGCCGTCTGGCCGAGATCGTCTCCGAGTACCTTAAAAAGGGTTCGTCGGTCTACATCGAAGGTCGCATCCGCACGCGCAAGTATCAGGCGCAGGATGGTACCGACCGCTATTCGACGGAGATCGTGGCAGACCAGATGCAGATGCTCGGCGGCCGTCGCAATGATGATGAAGGCGACAACGGCTTCGAGCAGCGTGGCAACGGTCGTACCCAACGTCCGGCGCCGCACGCGAATACATCGCGCTCTGCCGACAATGTCGGAACTCGCGCCAATCCGCCTCAACCCTCGCATGGCGGTGGTGGCGGCATGCGAGCGCCGGCCGGTGGTGGCTTCGATGAGATGGACGACGACATCCCCTTCCGGGGTTTTCACACCCGTGCAGCCTGGTCCATCATCTGA
- a CDS encoding Lar family restriction alleviation protein, with product MYEQLYPCDHCGGRATVGLSQRVVAEIGQTGFDYGQFGRHAGPPKIGDTLRRPPYAPQTERLACIYCADCGMSTPWFPYAENEADALKEAAPIWNRRLSRPKVTEGDLRDLIEKEVGACDAQMVIDMLSRNDEDWETRGPLFKMLAQRLVDASVATIESWPIEPVLRDAARYRKLVQLVKWLDVDGNRYIQFPTIPTPQEHSDLMFENRIAAAIDGMPDRDRW from the coding sequence ATGTACGAACAGCTCTACCCATGCGACCACTGTGGCGGCCGGGCTACCGTTGGCCTTTCCCAACGCGTCGTCGCGGAGATCGGTCAAACCGGATTCGACTACGGCCAGTTCGGACGGCATGCCGGGCCGCCCAAAATCGGCGACACCCTCAGGCGCCCTCCGTACGCTCCTCAAACCGAACGTCTCGCCTGCATATATTGCGCAGACTGCGGCATGTCGACGCCCTGGTTTCCCTATGCCGAAAACGAGGCCGACGCTTTGAAAGAGGCGGCTCCCATCTGGAACAGGCGCTTGAGCCGGCCTAAGGTTACCGAAGGGGACCTGCGCGACCTCATCGAAAAAGAAGTCGGTGCGTGCGACGCACAGATGGTCATAGACATGCTCTCCCGCAATGACGAGGACTGGGAGACGCGCGGACCACTTTTCAAAATGCTTGCCCAACGTCTGGTCGACGCATCAGTTGCGACAATCGAGAGTTGGCCGATCGAACCCGTGCTGCGCGACGCCGCTCGCTACCGCAAGCTGGTACAGCTCGTGAAGTGGCTCGATGTCGACGGCAATCGCTACATCCAGTTTCCGACGATTCCGACACCGCAGGAGCACTCCGACCTGATGTTCGAGAACCGGATCGCCGCGGCGATAGACGGAATGCCCGATCGCGATCGTTGGTGA
- a CDS encoding integrase domain-containing protein: MPAILNVRAIVNGYGFGPEFRDALLKLFDENVSRVHSTTRISNRPLSIKTQEYRAAKLCKAFKELREGGFALQTPWSLKEKHVKFLVGAWIKAGQSGGTIENKLTYLRALAQWMGKTKLVGSLDDYADREALGLKRSYVATEDKSWAAHGVDAVAKIEEIAQTCPYTAVQLKLQAAFGLRIEESFMLRPAEAARNPGMLAVTRGTKGGRPREVPIETKIGILEEAARLTNGLTGSTVPADRTLSQWRDWYYYVLEKHGVTKRGMGITSHGLRHEYLQTLYKETTGMEAPIKRAGERPDPQLHEEAMRRVVEAAGHSRLTKSGAYLSTFAMQDRMQRKLPTVDEARSALGAAAGNKSHAAKALGISRQALYRILGAIENHG; the protein is encoded by the coding sequence ATGCCCGCAATCTTGAACGTGCGCGCAATCGTCAACGGATACGGGTTTGGACCTGAATTCCGGGATGCGCTGCTCAAACTTTTCGATGAGAACGTCTCACGCGTACACAGCACCACACGGATCAGCAACAGGCCGTTGTCGATCAAGACCCAGGAGTACCGCGCGGCCAAGCTTTGCAAGGCGTTCAAGGAGTTGCGAGAAGGCGGCTTCGCGCTCCAGACGCCTTGGTCACTGAAAGAGAAGCATGTGAAGTTTTTGGTCGGCGCATGGATCAAGGCTGGGCAGAGCGGCGGCACGATCGAGAACAAGCTGACGTACCTTCGCGCGCTTGCGCAATGGATGGGCAAGACAAAGCTGGTCGGCTCCCTTGACGACTACGCGGACCGGGAAGCGCTCGGCCTGAAGCGGAGTTACGTGGCAACGGAAGATAAATCATGGGCGGCGCACGGTGTCGACGCGGTGGCGAAGATCGAGGAGATCGCGCAAACGTGTCCGTATACGGCTGTGCAACTGAAGTTGCAGGCGGCGTTTGGCTTACGCATCGAAGAGAGTTTCATGCTTCGACCTGCGGAGGCTGCGCGTAACCCGGGAATGCTCGCAGTGACGCGTGGCACGAAGGGCGGCAGGCCGCGTGAGGTTCCCATCGAGACGAAGATTGGAATACTGGAAGAAGCGGCGAGACTCACTAACGGATTGACTGGATCGACGGTCCCGGCAGATCGGACGTTAAGCCAGTGGCGTGACTGGTACTACTACGTGCTTGAGAAGCACGGCGTCACGAAAAGAGGCATGGGCATCACGAGTCACGGTCTTCGGCACGAGTATCTGCAGACGCTCTATAAAGAGACGACTGGCATGGAGGCTCCGATCAAGCGCGCTGGCGAACGCCCTGACCCGCAACTTCATGAAGAGGCAATGCGCCGCGTGGTCGAAGCCGCCGGTCACTCGCGTCTGACCAAGTCGGGCGCCTACCTGTCGACTTTCGCGATGCAGGACCGGATGCAGCGGAAGCTGCCAACGGTAGACGAAGCGCGAAGCGCGCTGGGCGCGGCGGCTGGCAACAAGAGTCACGCCGCAAAGGCGCTGGGTATCTCACGGCAGGCGCTTTACCGGATTCTTGGAGCGATTGAAAACCACGGCTAG
- a CDS encoding primase-helicase zinc-binding domain-containing protein: protein MTVRGRELSPEQYAWLQQKLASFERSPEQWISLLVSYGVPADRLTGYACACPVCGGDDRFTYDNKRGRGDWVCRQCNSGKAMAGDGLQLITRVSKIGLYRVMRQLDGGPAPRAIKGAATAKVPKPKRKADKTFIANRLDSMWASAKPLSSGDLAMRYLGARVPGLRFVPSRALRLGMLEYRHEKKVIGSWPGILARFELPDGRLGTLHRTYLERSTPLKATIISRDGEVLNPKLNDMTLNPLQGGAVRLMEPVDGEIGVAEGLESACGAYMESGVPMWYCLNIGLLRQFVVPDGLGIRVVHIFVDFDDIDPKTGKSVGVAGGLELAKRLKSEGFTVFVHRPRVRGTDYADQWCARVANDVPTVSVVRVSQSAVPQHVAA, encoded by the coding sequence ATGACTGTAAGAGGAAGAGAGCTGTCGCCCGAGCAGTACGCGTGGCTTCAGCAGAAGCTCGCCAGCTTCGAGCGTTCCCCGGAGCAATGGATTTCGCTCCTTGTGAGCTATGGCGTGCCTGCGGACCGTCTCACTGGCTACGCATGTGCATGCCCTGTATGTGGCGGAGACGATCGCTTCACCTACGATAACAAGCGTGGGCGCGGAGACTGGGTTTGCCGTCAATGCAACTCCGGAAAAGCGATGGCGGGTGACGGCCTCCAGCTGATCACGCGCGTGAGCAAGATCGGACTGTACCGCGTGATGCGTCAACTGGATGGTGGCCCTGCACCGCGTGCGATCAAAGGCGCTGCGACGGCCAAGGTACCAAAGCCGAAGCGCAAGGCGGACAAGACGTTCATTGCAAACCGGCTTGACTCGATGTGGGCTTCTGCAAAACCCCTGTCGAGCGGCGACCTCGCGATGCGTTATCTGGGCGCACGTGTGCCGGGCCTCCGTTTCGTGCCGTCGCGTGCGTTGCGACTCGGCATGCTCGAGTACCGTCACGAAAAGAAGGTCATCGGCAGCTGGCCGGGCATCCTCGCCCGGTTTGAGTTGCCAGATGGCCGTCTTGGAACGCTACACCGCACGTACCTTGAGCGATCGACGCCTTTAAAGGCAACGATCATTTCTCGTGACGGCGAGGTCCTTAACCCCAAGCTGAACGACATGACGCTGAATCCGTTGCAGGGCGGCGCAGTACGTCTGATGGAGCCGGTAGACGGCGAGATCGGTGTCGCTGAAGGTCTGGAGTCGGCGTGTGGTGCGTATATGGAGTCCGGTGTTCCGATGTGGTACTGCCTCAACATCGGCCTGCTGCGCCAGTTCGTGGTCCCGGATGGCCTGGGAATCCGCGTCGTGCACATCTTCGTGGACTTTGACGACATTGACCCGAAGACCGGCAAGTCGGTAGGTGTCGCGGGCGGTCTCGAACTGGCGAAGCGGCTCAAGTCGGAAGGCTTCACCGTGTTTGTTCACCGGCCTCGCGTGCGTGGAACCGACTACGCCGACCAGTGGTGCGCGCGTGTCGCCAACGACGTCCCGACGGTAAGCGTAGTTCGCGTCTCGCAATCTGCCGTCCCGCAACACGTCGCCGCGTAA
- a CDS encoding PRTRC system protein D, with the protein MKTSVFAIDVGYGNTKYAHRAASGTIATGMFPSLAPLAASHALSGYGDSVLAARKVATIVIEQIEYEVGPDVSLTAAYGKTGRALSNDFVLSDNYAALLFGAIHFAGVTQIERLVLGLPVHNMKKYSGALRDRFTGTFDYGPGRISIDKVVVIPQPLGSLVAASANRQSEFGRDSAHLVIDVGYFTTDWVYANGFTMDDKRSHGLPGGASQIYQHIAGLIKKDQDEQVEDIELIDKALRERKPFFFYGNDIDLDPYLERSQPVIAGVVKEMQNSVGLLTNVRSIILSGGGGALYAAAIRKAFPRVTLEVIDSPCTANAKGFLIVGEAGLTRERAAAKA; encoded by the coding sequence TTGAAAACTTCGGTCTTCGCAATCGACGTCGGTTACGGCAACACCAAATATGCGCACCGTGCGGCAAGCGGCACCATCGCCACCGGCATGTTTCCTTCGCTTGCGCCGCTCGCTGCCAGTCACGCTCTTTCCGGCTATGGTGATAGCGTGCTCGCCGCACGCAAGGTCGCAACGATCGTCATCGAGCAGATCGAATACGAGGTGGGCCCCGACGTCTCGCTCACGGCCGCGTATGGCAAAACAGGACGCGCGCTGTCCAATGATTTTGTGTTGTCCGATAACTACGCCGCCCTGCTCTTCGGCGCAATCCACTTCGCTGGCGTCACCCAGATTGAGCGACTGGTGCTGGGCCTGCCCGTCCACAACATGAAAAAGTACTCCGGTGCGTTGCGCGACCGCTTTACTGGCACGTTCGACTATGGCCCGGGTCGCATCTCGATCGACAAGGTTGTGGTGATTCCGCAGCCGCTTGGCTCCCTCGTCGCCGCGTCCGCAAACCGGCAGAGCGAGTTCGGTCGCGATAGCGCTCATCTGGTGATCGACGTGGGCTATTTCACGACCGACTGGGTTTATGCCAACGGGTTCACGATGGACGACAAGCGTAGTCACGGCCTTCCTGGTGGCGCTTCACAGATCTATCAACACATCGCCGGACTTATCAAAAAAGACCAGGACGAGCAGGTCGAAGATATCGAACTGATCGACAAGGCGCTTCGTGAGCGAAAGCCATTCTTTTTCTACGGCAACGATATCGACCTCGATCCCTACCTCGAACGCTCGCAGCCTGTTATCGCCGGTGTGGTGAAGGAAATGCAAAACAGCGTCGGCCTGCTCACGAACGTGCGCTCGATCATCCTGTCGGGCGGCGGTGGCGCTCTGTATGCGGCCGCCATCCGCAAGGCGTTCCCGCGTGTGACGCTCGAAGTCATCGACTCGCCCTGCACAGCCAATGCAAAGGGCTTCCTGATCGTCGGCGAGGCGGGCCTGACCCGCGAGCGCGCGGCCGCGAAAGCATGA
- a CDS encoding DUF1173 family protein has translation MYDVSFDGETVPLGDVQDNPARYVKRLERAKVTPGYAVCLCTTGTAPLQLVIRRYGSLLHLAGWPEGGHRHKKDCDFFKDPNVVKPTDVGDSTAAILATPTGLNVKLDAALTLRETATGSRGSAPSTSTRQSRRSATLLAFLQTLWTEAGLNRWIGAAMSRHWGHCNSQLLAEIGTALINGAEAQNVLHIMRRFDEAHRSEINAEFDAFVSRLTTDKGTTRRGLVLGEVSEVAPTQYGHAIALRQSVRKYYASTGLIEHAQRTHAHAWRAFGDRSARVVALLLVERTSKGHLRVVDLAAMLCSQAFVPCDSIHEVAMANRLVAERRSFVKPVRMSPADDMLPDFILRDTAPETHIEVYGMNGVALYEARKREKQALRAARRIPAVEWDIERQALEEVVLPPSRIASPC, from the coding sequence ATGTATGACGTATCCTTTGACGGCGAGACCGTACCGCTCGGCGACGTGCAGGACAACCCCGCGCGTTATGTAAAACGTCTTGAACGCGCGAAGGTCACGCCCGGCTATGCCGTCTGTCTGTGCACAACGGGCACAGCACCGCTGCAGCTCGTGATCCGCCGTTACGGCTCTTTGCTTCACCTCGCCGGCTGGCCAGAAGGCGGCCATCGTCATAAGAAAGACTGCGACTTCTTCAAGGACCCCAACGTCGTGAAGCCAACCGACGTTGGCGACTCTACTGCTGCGATTCTCGCGACGCCCACAGGTCTGAACGTCAAGCTCGACGCCGCGCTAACACTGCGCGAAACCGCTACCGGTTCACGCGGTTCTGCCCCGTCGACTTCAACCCGCCAGAGCCGCCGTTCTGCGACCCTCCTGGCGTTCCTCCAGACTTTGTGGACTGAAGCAGGCCTGAATCGATGGATCGGCGCAGCCATGTCGCGGCACTGGGGACACTGCAACAGCCAGCTACTCGCGGAGATCGGCACGGCGCTGATTAACGGCGCAGAAGCGCAGAACGTCCTGCACATCATGCGTCGCTTTGATGAGGCGCATCGTTCCGAGATCAACGCCGAGTTCGATGCGTTCGTTTCACGACTGACAACGGACAAGGGGACGACGCGCCGTGGACTCGTTCTGGGCGAGGTAAGCGAGGTGGCACCTACGCAGTACGGGCACGCCATTGCCTTGCGTCAGAGCGTTCGCAAGTATTACGCGAGCACTGGCCTCATCGAGCACGCACAGCGCACCCATGCCCATGCGTGGCGTGCGTTCGGCGATCGAAGCGCTCGCGTCGTTGCCCTCCTTCTCGTTGAGCGAACGTCAAAGGGCCATCTCAGGGTCGTCGACCTCGCAGCGATGCTTTGCTCACAGGCATTTGTGCCCTGCGACTCGATACACGAGGTCGCTATGGCGAACCGGCTAGTCGCTGAGCGCCGCAGTTTCGTCAAGCCCGTGCGCATGTCGCCAGCAGACGACATGCTTCCCGATTTCATCCTGCGCGATACCGCTCCGGAGACTCACATTGAGGTTTACGGGATGAACGGCGTCGCTTTGTACGAGGCACGCAAGAGGGAAAAGCAGGCACTACGCGCCGCGCGCCGCATTCCCGCCGTCGAATGGGATATCGAACGGCAAGCCCTGGAAGAAGTCGTGCTCCCGCCCTCGCGCATTGCATCGCCGTGCTGA